In the genome of Bosea sp. ANAM02, the window CAATCCCGATGCGGCCGAGCTGGTGCGGGGCAAGGCGGGGCGCGTCTTCGGTGCGCTGCAGGGCCTGCTGACCATGATGAAGGGGCTGCCGCTGACCTATTCGAAGGACATGCAGGAGGACAAGGAAGGCACGTTCGACGCGCTGCAGACGCTGTCGCTCTGTCTCGCCGCAACCGCCGGCATGGTCCGCGACATGCAGCCCGACCTCAAGGTGATGAAGAAGGCCGCCGGCCTCGGCTATGCCACCGCGACCGATCTGGCCGACTGGCTGGTGCGCGTGCTGAAGATGCCGTTCCGCGACGCGCATCACGTCACCGGCCGCCTCGTCGGCATCGCCTCGGAGAAGAAGGTCGGGCTGGAGAAGCTCTCGCTCGCCGAGATGCAGGCCGTCGAGCCCCAGATCACCGAGGCCGTCTTCGCCGTGCTCGGCGTCGACCAGTCGGTGAAGAGCCGCGTCAGCTATGGCGGCACGGCCCCGGCCAATGTCCGCAGGCAGGCCAGGCGCTGGCTGAAGCAGCTCTCCCAGTAGGGCGTCATGCTCGGGCTTGACCCGAGCATCTCCTTCACGAGATTCTCGGGTCGGCGCTGCGCTTGCCCGAGAATGACGCATGCGGAGAGTCTCGCGCTCCGCCGCATCCTCCGCTAAGGTCCCGCCACGTTTCGCCCCGAGGGTTCGTCTTCGTGCTTGATTCCCGCCTGAAACTCGGCCGCACCTTGCTGGTCGTCGGCCTTCTGGCTGTTGCGCTGGCCGCCTGCGGGCGCAAGGGGCCGCTTGAGGCCCCACCCAACGCGACCGGTGCCATCGACCTGCCGGACGACCAGATCGGCGCGAAGGAGAACGATCCGGCTTCGCTGGGTTCGGCCTCCGTATTGGCCAAGCCGCCCAAGGCCAACAGGGCGATCACCGTGCCGGACAAGCCCTTCGTCCTCGATCCGCTGATGTGATTTCGGTTCGCTCGCCGTCATCCCGGGCGACCGAAGGGAGATCCGGGATCCATGCCGGAGCGCTTCCGAAAAAGGTTCAGGCATGGATCCCGGCTCTACGCTTCACTCCGGCCGGGATGACCGCGTGAGTTTCAGCAGGCCTTTCCAAGGTTAATCCCATGCATCATTTCGCCTATCGCGACGGCTCGCTCCATGCCGAGGGCGTCGATCTCCAGCGCATCGCGGCCGAAATCGGCACGCCGGTCTATATCTATTCGAGCGCGACGATCGAGCGGCATTACAAGCTGTTCGAGGCCGCGATGAAGACGACCGCGCCTGCCGGCAAGACCCATGTCTTCTACGCCATGAAGGCGAACGGCAATCTCGGCGTGCTGAAGACGCTGGGCGCGCTCGGCGCCGGCATCGACACCGTCTCGGAAGGCGAAGTGCGCAAGGCGCTGGCCGCCGGCATCCCGCCGGAGAAGATCGTGTTCTCCGGCGTCGGCAAGAGCGAGCAGGAGCTGCGCTTTGCGGTCGAGGCCGGCATCTACCAGGTCAATATCGAGAGCGAGAGCGAGCTCGACCTGCTCTCGAAGGTCGCCGCCTCGCTCGGCAAGCGCCAAGAGGCGGTGTTCCGGGTCAATCCGGATATCGGCGCCGGCGGCCATGCCAAGATCACGACCGGCTCCTCCGAGAACAAGTTCGGCGTCTCCTTTGAGGAGGTCGGCCGGCTCTATTCCCGCGCATCCAATATGCCGGGCGTTCGGATCATGGGCCTGGCCGTCCATATCGGCAGCCAGATCCGCGAGATCGACGCCTTCGAGGCGGCCTATACCAAGATGGTCGCGCTGGTCGGCGACTTGAAGGGCGAGGGGCACCGTGTCGACCGGCTTGATCTCGGCGGCGGGCTCGGCATCCCCTACGACATTCCGAAGACCTTCGATTACGGGCCGGGACTGATCGAGGCCTATGCTGCGATGGTGGCCAAGGTAACGAAGGGGCTCGATGTCGAGCTCGGCTTCGAGCCCGGCCGCCTGATCGTCGGCAATGCCGGCGTGCTGCTGACGCGGGTGCTGCACCTCAATCCGCGCCCGACCAAGCAGTTCCTCGTCGTCGACGCGGCGATGAACGACCTCGTCCGCCCGGCGATGTACGAGGCCTATCACGAGATCTGGCCGGTGTCGGAGCCGGCGGTCGGCGGGCCGGAGCTGGCCTATGACGTGGTCGGGCCGATCTGCGAATCGGGCGACACCTTCACGACCGGGCGCACGCTGCCGCAGCTCCGGCAGAACGACCTGATCGCCTTCATGACGGCCGGTGCCTATGGCGCCTCGATGTCCTCGACCTATAACCAGCGCCTGCTCGTCGCCGAGGTCATGGTCAAGGGCGACCAATACGCCGTGACGCGGCCGCGCCAGAGCTACGAGGAGCTCATCGGCACGGACAGGCTGCCGGGCTGGTTCGCCTGAACGTTCTCGTCTTTTTTCCAGAGAAGGCGCGGGGAACCCCTCTCCTGTAAGGAGAGGGGCAGGGGTGAGGTGTCGGCCGCTGGACCAGTTAATTTGCGGCCTCACCGCTGCGCAGCGACTACCTCACAGCTCACTCGGTGAGGGGCCTACCCCTCACCCTGCCCTCTCCCTCCAGGAGAGGGCTCCCCGCGCTGTCCGCGTTCTTCCTGTCCGGGCATGGCGTGTGCGTTCGTTCACGAAAGGCGGAGCGCTGTGCGTTGGTGGGTCTTCGCGCTGGCAATGCCACATTCCCGTGCTAGCCTGATTTGGTCAGGCGAGTTCAGACGGAAATGGGGGCTGCCCGGAGCGATGGCATGAGCGAGGCAGAGCGCCGCAAGGCGCCCGACACGATCGACGGCATCCGGCAGCGGCTCAGCCGTCTCGCCGCCGCGTCGCGCCTTTCGCACGGCTGGGAGCGGCTATGGCCACGGCTGTGGCTGCCGCTCGGTGTCGTCCTCGCCTTCCTCGCCGTGTCCTGGTTCGGATTGTGGACGTTTCTGCCCTGGTATGGGCGGATCACCGGCGTGTCCGCCTTTGCCGCAGCCTTTGCCGCAAGCCTCTGGCACGTCGCCCGCCTCGTCCTGCCGACGCATCGCGATGCGCTGACGCGGCTCGACCGCTCCGTCGCCGACGGCCACCGCCCGGCCTCGTCGCTGGAGGACAGTCTCGCGATCGGCTCGGCCGATCCGGTCTCGCAGGCCTTGTGGAAGCTGCATGTCGAGCGACAGAGCCGGCAGGTCGCCTCCCTGCGCGTCCAGCCGCCGCAGCCGCACATGGCCGGACACGACCGGCGGGCGCTGCGCGCCGTGCCGCTGCTTGCCGCCGTCACCGGCTTCTTCGTCGCGGGACCCGAGGTCACGCAGCGCCTCTCCGCCGCCTTCGACTGGAAGGGGCCGCCCGCCATCGCCGCCTCGACCCGGATCGACGCCTGGATCGATCCGCCGGCCTATACGCGCCTGCCGCCGATCCTGATCGATTTCGCCAAGCTCGCGAGCCCGAACCTGAGCGCGCCCGAGAAATCGGTCATCGTCGTGCGCATCGCCGGCAAGACGAACATGGACGTCGCCACGACCGGCCGTCTCGACCTGATCAAGCCAGAGGCGAAGGAGGGTGGAGGCAAGGGAGCCGAGGCGAAGGATGCGACCGCGAAGCCCGCCCAGCCGGTTGGCCCGCAGCAGGCCGTGCTGGAGAAGCGCTTCACGCTCGCCGGCAACGGCACGCTGAAGCTCACCGGCAGCGGAGCACCCGGAACCACGCTCACCATCACCTCGATCCCTGACCAGCCGCCGATCATCGCCTTCACCGATCCACCGAAGCCGGTGACCGGGGCGCAGTCCGGTGGCCTGGGCATCACCTATAAGGCCAAGGACGATTACGGCATCGCCTCGATCGAGGTGAATGTCTCGCGCCCGGATACCGCCAGGGGCGGGCGTTCGCTGGTCGAGCCGCCGAAGCAGAACCTCGCCGTGCCGTCCTCCGCCTCGGGCGAGGAGGAGAACAGGAGCACGGTCGATTTCTCCGCCCATCCCTGGGCCGGCGCCAGGGTCAGGATGGTGCTGATCGCCCGGGACGAAGCCGGGCAGGAAGGCCGCAGCGAGCCGCTCGAGGTCGTGCTGCCGCAGCGCACCTTCACCAAGCCATTGGCCAAGGCGCTGGTCGAGCAGCGCCGCAAGCTCGTCATGGATGTCGAGGACCGCTCCAGGGTGCAGCTCGCCATGGATGCGCTGATGATCGAGCCCTCGCTCTTCATGAAGGAACCGGGCGTCTATCTGGGCATGCGGATGCTGACCGAGCGCCTGCGCCGCGCCGCCGGCGACGATGCCCTGCGCGAGGTCGCCGAGCTGATGTGGGCGATGGCGCTCCAGCTCGAGGACGGCGACATGTCCGATGCCGAGCGGGCGCTCCGCCAGGCGCAGGAGAACCTGCAGCAGGCATTGGAGCGGGGGGCTTCCGAGGAGGAGATCAAGAAGCTCACCGACGAGATGCGCCGGGCCATGGATAATTTCATGCGCCAGCTCGCCGAGCAGATGATGCGCCAACAGCAGCAGAACGGCGATCGCGATCAGGCCCGCCTGCCCGAGAATTTCCGCACGGTGACGCCGCGCGACCTGCAGAACATGCTCGACCGCATCGAGGAATTGTCGAAGCGCGGCGACATGGCCGAGGCGCAGCGCCTGATGGAAGAGCTCAACCGGATGCTCAACAATCTCCAGATGGCGCGCCCCGGCCAGCAGGATCCGCGCCAGCGCGAGATGAACCAGGCGCTCGGCGATCTCGACCGGATGACACGCGACCAGCA includes:
- the lysA gene encoding diaminopimelate decarboxylase; the encoded protein is MHHFAYRDGSLHAEGVDLQRIAAEIGTPVYIYSSATIERHYKLFEAAMKTTAPAGKTHVFYAMKANGNLGVLKTLGALGAGIDTVSEGEVRKALAAGIPPEKIVFSGVGKSEQELRFAVEAGIYQVNIESESELDLLSKVAASLGKRQEAVFRVNPDIGAGGHAKITTGSSENKFGVSFEEVGRLYSRASNMPGVRIMGLAVHIGSQIREIDAFEAAYTKMVALVGDLKGEGHRVDRLDLGGGLGIPYDIPKTFDYGPGLIEAYAAMVAKVTKGLDVELGFEPGRLIVGNAGVLLTRVLHLNPRPTKQFLVVDAAMNDLVRPAMYEAYHEIWPVSEPAVGGPELAYDVVGPICESGDTFTTGRTLPQLRQNDLIAFMTAGAYGASMSSTYNQRLLVAEVMVKGDQYAVTRPRQSYEELIGTDRLPGWFA
- a CDS encoding TIGR02302 family protein, whose protein sequence is MSEAERRKAPDTIDGIRQRLSRLAAASRLSHGWERLWPRLWLPLGVVLAFLAVSWFGLWTFLPWYGRITGVSAFAAAFAASLWHVARLVLPTHRDALTRLDRSVADGHRPASSLEDSLAIGSADPVSQALWKLHVERQSRQVASLRVQPPQPHMAGHDRRALRAVPLLAAVTGFFVAGPEVTQRLSAAFDWKGPPAIAASTRIDAWIDPPAYTRLPPILIDFAKLASPNLSAPEKSVIVVRIAGKTNMDVATTGRLDLIKPEAKEGGGKGAEAKDATAKPAQPVGPQQAVLEKRFTLAGNGTLKLTGSGAPGTTLTITSIPDQPPIIAFTDPPKPVTGAQSGGLGITYKAKDDYGIASIEVNVSRPDTARGGRSLVEPPKQNLAVPSSASGEEENRSTVDFSAHPWAGARVRMVLIARDEAGQEGRSEPLEVVLPQRTFTKPLAKALVEQRRKLVMDVEDRSRVQLAMDALMIEPSLFMKEPGVYLGMRMLTERLRRAAGDDALREVAELMWAMALQLEDGDMSDAERALRQAQENLQQALERGASEEEIKKLTDEMRRAMDNFMRQLAEQMMRQQQQNGDRDQARLPENFRTVTPRDLQNMLDRIEELSKRGDMAEAQRLMEELNRMLNNLQMARPGQQDPRQREMNQALGDLDRMTRDQQNLRDETYQKEQRRQQGQAQRGQRPGQQQARPGQRGQQGQQGQRGQQGQRGQQPGQQPGEQGEDGEGGEGMQGQNGQGLSQRQQALRERLQDLQRRMRGMGAPQNGELDEAEDAMREAESQLGQGQGEGALDAQGRALEALRKGGQNLAQQMQGQPGEGEGEGQAYGEPDGRPSGRPSAQQRGSEDPLGRPQRQRDWADGRVKVPGADESATQRARRILEELRKRLGDPLRPAEELDYLERLLRRN
- a CDS encoding lipoprotein codes for the protein MLDSRLKLGRTLLVVGLLAVALAACGRKGPLEAPPNATGAIDLPDDQIGAKENDPASLGSASVLAKPPKANRAITVPDKPFVLDPLM